Proteins encoded by one window of Aspergillus puulaauensis MK2 DNA, chromosome 4, nearly complete sequence:
- a CDS encoding uncharacterized protein (COG:H;~EggNog:ENOG410PIEQ;~InterPro:IPR005111,IPR005110,IPR036425,IPR036688, IPR008284,IPR036135,IPR001453,IPR038987;~PFAM:PF03453,PF03454,PF00994;~go_process: GO:0006777 - Mo-molybdopterin cofactor biosynthetic process [Evidence IEA];~go_process: GO:0032324 - molybdopterin cofactor biosynthetic process [Evidence IEA]), whose amino-acid sequence MAGQQLKAAILVVSDTASQDPSSDKVVGTLTDVFATAGANNWDQPITKIVPDDILQIQRTVCEWTDESDVVNLILISGGTGFAIKDNTPEAVTPLLHRQAPGLVHGMIASSLKVTPFAMMARPVAGTRNKSLVITLPGSPKGAKENLEAVIKLLPHACTQAAGADSRTLHAGGMKKLEAEAGVKSEPQNHHHHHHDHSHSHSHGHGHGHGHGHGHAVPRAHTTPSERQSNDPAAGANRRYRESPYPMLSVDDALKLISAQTPDPEVVEVPVNIDLVGHVIAEDVYAAEAVPAYLASIVDGYAVIAPESPSDGQTTKGVFPVAAITHANEGGVLAPLEPGSIARITTGAPLPPNANAVVMVEDTLLASSTPDGTEEATIEILTGEIKPNENVRQPGSDVSLGSKILQRGDLITSVGGEIGLLAATGTKSVKVFRKPTVGVLSTGDELVEHDDPRSLQGGQIRDSNRPSILSCLKSWGIPAVDLGIARDTPVGELEESLRNALRGVGKSNTSVDVIVTTGGVSMGELDLLKPTIERNLGGTIHFGRVSMKPGKPTTFATVPFKPTFSAQGQQERSSRLIFSLPGNPASALVTLNLFVLPSLHKLLGLGQKQAALGLTPALGLPLVAVTLTHPFPLDPKRTEYHRAIVTASRKDGRLYATSTGAEGVGQRSSRVGSLASANSLLVLQPGKGRIPEGTLVEALMMGSVAQGD is encoded by the exons ATGGCGGGCCAGCAGTTGAAGGCTGCCATTCTGGTGGTCTCGGATACTGCGTCGCAAGATCCTTCATCGGACAAAGTCGTTGGGACCTTGACCGATGTCTTCGCAACTGCGGGGGCAAACAACTGGGACCAGCCGATCACCAAAATAGTGCCGGACGATATACTTCAGATTCAGCGCACTGTGTGCGAGTGGACCGACGAGTCTGATGTAGTCAATCTGATTCTCATAAGCGGTGGAACGGGCTTTGCCATCAAGGACAACACGCCCGAGGCAGTGAcgcctctcctccatcgccaggcGCCTGGTCTTGT ACATGGAATGATCGCCTCGTCATTGAAAGTCACGCCCT TTGCCATGATGGCGCGACCTGTTGCCGGGACCAGGAACAAATCACTAGTTATTACACTACCTGGTTCCCCCAAGGGTGCAAAGGAGAATCTTGAAGCGGTCATCAAACTGCTACCCCATGCGTGCACCCAAGCTGCTGGTGCAGACTCAAGAACGCTCCACGCCGGAGGGATGAAAAAGCTCGAGGCCGAAGCAGGAGTGAAGTCAGAGCCGCAgaaccatcaccatcaccatcatgATCACTCCCACTCGCACAgtcacggtcacggtcacggtcacggtcatggtcatggccATGCTGTCCCAAGGGCACATACTACACCTTCAGAACGCCAATCAAATGACCCCGCGGCAGGGGCAAACCGACGGTATCGCGAGTCACCGTATCCGATGCTTTCCGTAGACGATGCACTGAAACTAATCTCGGCCCAAACACCGGACCCAGAGGTAGTCGAGGTTCCCGTGAATATCGACTTGGTTGGACACGTTATCGCAGAAGATGTTTACGCGGCAGAGGCGGTACCGGCATATCTCGCAAGTATCGTCGACGGATATGCTGTGATTGCCCCCGAGTCTCCGTCCGACGGGCAGACTACAAAGGGAGTTTTCCCCGTGGCTGCGATTACTCACGCTAACGAGGGTGGGGTCCTGGCACCGCTCGAGCCTGGGAGCATCGCCCGTATAACGACGGGTGCTCCTCTCCCGCCCAACGCCAATGCGGTTGTCATGGTCGAAGATACTTTGTTGGCGTCTTCAACCCCTGATGGGACGGAAGAAGCTACCATAGAGATCCTCACTGGGGAAATCAAACCCAATGAGAACGTTCGCCAACCAGGTAGCGACGTTTCACTAGGATCTAAGATTCTCCAGCGCGGTGACCTGATCACCTCTGTTGGTGGTGAGATTGGTCTCCTGGCAGCCACAGGAACAAAGTCCGTCAAAGTATTCAGGAAGCCCACTGTGGGAGTCTTGAGTACAGGCGACGAGTTAGTCGAGCATGATGACCCCAGATCACTTCAGGGAGGCCAGATCCGAGACTCCAATCGGCCTTCGATTTTGTCCTGCCTGAAATCATGGGGAATTCCGGCCGTCGACCTAGGAATCGCCCGCGATACCCCCGTCGGCGAGCTCGAAGAGAGCCTTCGAAATGCTCTACGCGGAGTTGGAAAGTCCAACACCAGCGTTGACGTGATTGTCACTACAGGTGGAGTTTCAATGGGAGAGCTCGACTTGCTCAAACCCACCATTGAACGCAATCTCGGTGGGACAATTCATTTTGGCCGCGTCTCCATGAAACCAGGAAAGCCAACCACCTTTGCTACGGTACCATTCAAGCCAACATTTTCCGCGCAAGGTCAGCAAGAACGCAGCTCCAGgctcatcttctccctccctgGGAACCCTGCCTCGGCACTCGTCACCCTGAATCTGTTTGTTCTGCCGTCCCTGCACAAACTTCTGGGGCTCGGCCAGAAACAGGCCGCTTTAGGGCTCACGCCGGCACTCGGATTGCCTCTTGTAGCGGTAACCTTGACGCATCCGTTCCCGCTCGATCCAAAGCGCACGGAGTACCATCGAGCTATCGTCACGGCGTCCCGGAAGGACGGACGGCTTTACGCAACAAGTACGGGCGCAGAGGGCGTAGGACAACGTAGTTCACGAGTAGGTAGCCTGGCCAGTGCGAATTCCCTCCTGGTTCTTCAGCCAGGAAAGGGCCGCATTCCAGAAGGGACCCTGGTAGAGGCATTAATGATGGGGTCTGTAGCTCAGGGTGACTAG
- the PPX1 gene encoding putative exopolyphosphatase (COG:C;~EggNog:ENOG410PK2W;~InterPro:IPR038763,IPR038222,IPR001667,IPR004097;~PFAM:PF02833,PF01368;~go_component: GO:0005737 - cytoplasm [Evidence IEA];~go_function: GO:0016462 - pyrophosphatase activity [Evidence IEA]) — protein MRIHLPEYSLSQFLHTALHNHRLFASGLLSRSESPIYVIGNPSADLDSIVSALVYSYFANKRVPHDRPRQHVPVINLDNVSAGAELRRLRPELFKALELSQRDAGKNLEDGFLTVADFITHLKTGDTSRQLEADSVLVDWNALPIRSTDAGRGSLPGLDVEFNVIGCIDHHVDEGFLPPIADTQPNLVMPTGSCTSLVISELEKMELWQKSDAVSAREEEVAKLALSPILIDTANLTSKDKVTKFDTLAYGYLLPKARTTEASWDADKFYSDVHKTKQNSLELLTVDEILGRDYKEWAENPTRQTDQPPLKIGICSMVKSLPWVVQKAGDPQAFLDCLEAFAVEHKLDVVAVMTAFSASTDGQFSRELLVYGRNSRGVDSLQTFVSDASSELGLETWYSLDENDLTQDIKDALVARDDGAWTRLWVQTNIAKSRKQVAPLIRGAAASL, from the coding sequence ATGCGGATTCATCTCCCCGAGTATAGTCTAAGCCAATTTCTCCATACGGCGCTCCATAACCATCGCCTCTTTGCTTCGGGCCTATTATCGCGCTCGGAGTCCCCAATATACGTCATCGGTAATCCCTCCGCCGACCTCGACTCGATCGTCTCTGCCCTTGTATACTCTTATTTCGCGAATAAACGTGTGCCGCACGACAGGCCCCGACAGCATGTCCCAGTTATCAATCTCGACAATGTCTCTGCTGGCGCTGAGCTGCGCAGGTTGCGACCTGAACTTTTCAAAGCGCTTGAACTATCCCAGCGAGATGCGGGGAAGAACTTGGAGGATGGTTTTCTGACGGTGGCTGATTTTATAACTCATCTGAAAACGGGCGACACTAGTCGTCAGCTTGAAGCTGACTCGGTTCTGGTAGACTGGAACGCATTGCCTATACGCTCTACGGACGCGGGGAGAGGGTCGCTACCCGGGCTGGACGTTGAGTTCAACGTTATAGGCTGCATTGACCATCATGTAGATGAGGGATTCCTTCCCCCTATTGCCGATACGCAACCGAATCTTGTCATGCCCACCGGGTCATGTACATCGCTCGTCATTTCTGAGCTGGAGAAAATGGAACTCTGGCAGAAGTCAGATGCAGTTTCCGCACGCGAAGAGGAAGTAGCTAAGCTTGCTTTGAGTCCAATTCTCATCGATACAGCCAATCTCACGTCAAAGGATAAGGTCACCAAGTTTGATACCTTGGCGTACGGTTACCTTCTTCCCAAAGCAAGGACTACTGAAGCTTCTTGGGATGCCGACAAGTTCTACTCCGATGTCcacaaaacaaagcaaaacaGCCTGGAGCTGCTCACCGTAGACGAAATACTCGGCCGAGACTATAAAGAATGGGCTGAGAATCCTACTCGACAAACAGACCAGCCCCCACTGAAAATTGGCATTTGCTCTATGGTCAAGTCCTTACCTTGGGTAGTTCAAAAAGCGGGCGACCCACAAGCCTTCCTCGACTGTTTGGAAGCGTTTGCCGTGGAACACAAGTTGGATGTTGTCGCTGTCATGACCGCCTTCAGCGCCTCGACCGACGGCCAGTTCTCTCGGGAGCTACTTGTTTATGGACGTAACAGTCGCGGCGTGGATTCACTCCAAACCTTTGTCTCTGATGCAAGCTCAGAGCTGGGATTAGAGACATGGTACTCTCTTGACGAGAATGACCTTACGCAGGACATAAAGGACGCACTGGTTGCTCGTGATGATGGTGCATGGACGCGCCTCTGGGTACAAACGAACATTGCGAAGAGCCGGAAACAGGTTGCCCCGCTGATCAGAGGAGCAGCTGCTTCCCTCTGA
- a CDS encoding uncharacterized protein (COG:S;~EggNog:ENOG410PWC8;~TransMembrane:6 (o14-35i44-68o74-95i107-130o150-169i189-211o)), with protein MAVPQDAFSEMLDFLSVSFLAVAAYNTLELLLWIFDFFKRWSGLYFWSTLIGTLSIGTFTVIAIMSTFRDAPQLAVGICNALTYPGMHVAASLVLYSRLHLITQGRILTFTRWLIIVSSVVIYIPHITIMIGYSSGDKRFYRPQHEVNEFYVISGSMGRELFICGIYIYESAKQLKPIMIMKGRAGRKVMVHLILANVAVVVLDVVLLLLLHLQTLHKSQKYYGVGIGMPYNCASQSVKLKMEFSILNKLLQLLRAPADSVEYRRSPGQSTEQGGSEVPMMRETASVGMGPSSPG; from the coding sequence ATGGCCGTGCCCCAAGACGCCTTCTCTGAAATGCTCGACTTTCTGAGTGTTTCTTTCCTCGCAGTCGCGGCATACAACACTTTAGAACTTCTCCTCTGGATattcgacttcttcaagcGCTGGAGTGGTCTCTATTTCTGGAGTACTCTAATCGGAACACTTTCCATCGGCACTTTTACAGTCATTGCAATTATGTCGACATTCCGAGACGCCCCTCAGCTGGCTGTCGGTATCTGCAACGCCCTGACGTACCCCGGCATGCACGTTGCTGCATCCCTGGTTCTATACTCGCGCCTACACCTAATCACCCAGGGCAGAATCCTCACTTTCACGCGCTGGCTTATCATTGTTAGCTCTGTCGTTATATACATCCCACATATCACGATAATGATTGGATACTCGTCTGGCGACAAACGATTCTACCGCCCGCAACACGAGGTCAACGAATTTTACGTGATTAGTGGGTCTATGGGCCGGGAACTTTTCATCTGTGGAATATACATTTACGAATCCGCCAAACAGCTCAAGCCGATCATGATAATGAAAGGGCGCGCAGGGCGCAAGGTTATGGTCCACCTAATCCTCGCCAATGTTGCAGTTGTGGTGCTTGACGTGGTTCTGTTGTTGCTATTACATCTCCAGACGCTACATAAGAGCCAGAAGTATTACGGGGTAGGGATAGGGATGCCTTATAACTGCGCCTCACAGAGTGTTAAATTGAAGATGGAGTTTTCGATTTTGAACAAGCTGCTTCAGTTGCTTAGGGCGCCAGCGGACTCAGTCGAATATAGGCGCTCGCCGGGGCAGTCGACTGAGCAGGGCGGTAGCGAGGTTCCGATGATGCGGGAAACAGCGAGTGTTGGGATGGGGCCAAGCTCGCCTGGGTAG
- a CDS encoding uncharacterized protein (COG:G;~EggNog:ENOG410QDJA;~InterPro:IPR020846,IPR011701,IPR036259;~PFAM:PF07690;~TransMembrane:10 (i41-58o87-105i112-135o141-161i173-192o204-224i338-358o364-387i399-419o431-452i);~go_function: GO:0022857 - transmembrane transporter activity [Evidence IEA];~go_process: GO:0055085 - transmembrane transport [Evidence IEA]) yields MEKNTAISDTVPAGNLIDPQVAQVLHTETTPEEEKRVLRKIDLHIIPVMGLCYMLQYMDKVTLGYTTQLNLITDLNLQGSEYSWCSSVFYFGYLFWSWPSSYISVRFPIGKYLGLSVALWGVVLTTHAACTNFGGLLTARFFLGVTEAAVAPGFSLITGMFYKTREQPSRMALSFLGNAVANVVSGLIAYGIGTIDSHIAAWKLLFIILGVVTIAYGVFLVFVLPDSPSKAWFLTSAEKKIALHRTVENRTGVMDEGEFKVGQMLEALTDPQAWLLVGYSVCQNIPNGGFSSFSSIIINGFGFSQLNSLLLSAPGGLLQIGAIGCICWANTYVKKSRIITMIVVILFALVGVILMNALPDSNRWGRWVGIFLLGPFATSIPISLSLITSNVGGFTKKATVSAMLFVAYCTGNIIGPQLFLDKEAPKYTTGLKGVLAGFALAIFFLVLLYIYYEWENRRRDRKHGADNHATDYITEDSLNLTDRQMPSFRYTL; encoded by the exons ATGGAAAAAAACACCGCCATCTCTGATACTGTGCCGGCTGGCAACCTGATAGACCCTCAGGTTGCCCAAGTCCTCCACACCGAGACCACCcccgaagaagagaagagggttCTCCGGAAGATTGACCTCCA TATAATCCCCGTAATGGGCCTTTGCTACATGCTACAATACATGGACAAAGTAACCCTCGGCTACACCACACAGCTAAACCTCATTACCGACCTAAACCTGCAAGGAAGCGAATACAGCTGGTGCTCGTCCGTCTTCTACTTCGGGTACCTATTCTGGAGCTGGCCGAGCAGTTACATCTCCGTCCGGTTCCCGATCGGGAAATACCTAGGGCTCTCGGTTGCGCTATGGGGTGTAGTTCTCACGACCCACGCCGCATGCACCAATTTCGGCGGCCTGCTTACAGCGCGTTTCTTTTTGGGTGTTACGGAGGCGGCTGTTGCGCCTGGGTTCTCGCTTATCACGGGGATGTTCTATAAAACGCGCGAGCAGCCGAGTCGGATGGCGCTGTCGTTTTTGGGGAATGCGGTTGCGAATGTTGTCTCCGGGCTGATTGCGTATGGGATCGGGACGATTGACTCGCATATTGCGGCGTGGAAATTGCTCTTTATTATCCTGGGTGTTGTGACGATTGCGTATGGTGTGTTTTTGGTGTTTGTGCTGCCGGATTCGCCGTCGAAGGCGTGGTTCTTGACTTCtgctgagaagaagattgcCCTTCATCGGACGGTCGAGAATCGGACGGGTGTTATGGATGAAGGGGAGTTTAAGGTTGGGCAGATGCTTGAAGCTTTGACGGATCCCCAGgcttggttgttggtgggATATAGTGTTTGCCAGAATATCCCAAACGGCGGATTCAGTTCG ttcagcagcatcatcatcaacggcttcggcttcagccAACTAAACTCGCTGCTCCTTTCTGCACCAGGCGGTCTTTTACAAATCGGCGCCAtcggctgcatctgctgGGCGAATACGTACGTTAAAAAGAGCCGGATTATTACCATGATTGTGGTGATCCTGTTCGCGCTCGTGGGGGTGATATTGATGAATGCACTCCCTGATTCGAACCGCTGGGGCCGATGGGTTGGGATCTTCCTGCTGGGCCCCTTTGCAACGAGCATCCCCATTTCTCTGAGCCTGATTACGTCCAATGTTGGGGGATTCACAAAGAAGGCGACTGTTTCGGCAATGCTGTTTGTGGCATATTGTACGGGGAATATCATCGGGCCCCAGCTGTTTCTGGATAAGGAGGCGCCGAAGTATACT ACTGGACTTAAAGGCGTCCTTGCTGGTTTCGCCCTGGCTATATTCTTCTTGGTATTGTTGTATATCTACTACGAGTGGGAGAACCGACGACGAGACAGGAAGCACGGTGCAGACAACCATGCCACCGACTATATCACGGAAGATTCCCTGAATCTCACAGACAGACAGATGCCGTCGTTTAGGTATACACTGTAG
- a CDS encoding uncharacterized protein (COG:O;~EggNog:ENOG410PJZS;~InterPro:IPR005338,IPR043129;~PFAM:PF03702;~go_function: GO:0005524 - ATP binding [Evidence IEA];~go_function: GO:0016773 - phosphotransferase activity, alcohol group as acceptor [Evidence IEA];~go_process: GO:0006040 - amino sugar metabolic process [Evidence IEA];~go_process: GO:0009254 - peptidoglycan turnover [Evidence IEA]), which yields MHNRNRDRRPPHAPEIHRRHNARLASRPALLHPARVRNNLSIFELTRVNYAAGALYAEITNALLAKTGLKAEDIDVVAYDGQTIYQEPPDRDKMADFHNQNQNKDESQSLVDRWTKASYACGLFIAESGVVAALTNITTVTQFRPVDHALGGSGAPLMQYLDFVAFRRQPGGGGPTVTLNIGGIANLQLAHRDRDRMLAFDTGPGNVMIDHVMRVRCNAQYDKDGEVAARGTVLRDLLEQLQEESRAFFGRSPPRSAWRLDFGSEYADRILQANESALTEDLVATVTMFTAVSVERALVDFVLPRAEELGGLEPSRVIVSGGGTRNCTLVRFLRERLAAHGVDVCLSDEVGLPAAYKEAIKFATLGFAAKRGIANNIPKASGAERFAVLGKMTLAPGVARI from the coding sequence ATGCACAATCGAAATAGGGACAGACGGCCACCCCACGCCCCCGAAATTCATCGACGCCATAACGCGCGACTGGCCAGCAGACCTGCACTCCTCCATCCTGCGCGCGTTCGAAACAACCTCTCCATATTCGAACTCACCCGCGTGAACTACGCAGCCGGCGCGCTTTACGCTGAGATCACAAATGCCCTCCTGGCCAAAACGGGCTTGAAGGCTGAGGATATAGATGTTGTGGCATATGATGGCCAGACAATATACCAGGAACCGCCGGACCGAGACAAAATGGCCGACTTTCACaatcaaaaccaaaacaaaGACGAAAGCCAAAGTCTCGTCGACCGCTGGACAAAAGCCTCGTACGCGTGCGGCCTGTTCATCGCAGAATCCGGCGTCGTGGCCGCCCTAACCAACATCACCACAGTAACGCAGTTCCGGCCGGTCGACCACGCCCTCGGCGGTTCTGGGGCGCCACTGATGCAGTATTTGGATTTTGTTGCGTTTCGGCGTCAgcctggcggaggaggccCGACGGTAACGTTGAATATCGGCGGGATTGCGAATCTGCAGCTTGCGCACCGGGACCGGGATAGGATGCTGGCGTTTGATACGGGGCCTGGGAATGTTATGATTGACCATGTTATGCGTGTACGGTGTAACGCGCAGTATGATAAAGATGGTGAGGTAGCTGCTCGGGGCACTGTTCTACGGGACTTGCTGGAGCAGTTACAGGAGGAGTCCAGGGCGTTCTTCGGCCGGTCTCCGCCGCGGTCAGCGTGGAGACTGGATTTTGGATCCGAGTATGCGGACCGGATCCTCCAGGCGAATGAGTCGGCTTTGACAGAGGATCTCGTGGCGACGGTTACCATGTTCACGGCTGTTTCTGTGGAACGGGCGCTGGTGGACTTTGTGCTGCCTAGAGCAGAAGAACTCGGTGGGTTGGAGCCAAGCAGGGTGATAGTCAGTGGAGGCGGGACGAGGAACTGTACGCTGGTGAGGTTCCTGCGTGAGAGGTTAGCAGCTCATGGAGTGGATGTGTGTCTTAGTGATGAGGTTGGGCTGCCAGCGGCGTATAAGGAGGCGATCAAGTTTGCTACGTTGGGGTTTGCGGCGAAGAGAGGCATTGCCAATAACATTCCAAAGGCGAGTGGTGCTGAGAGGTTTGCAGTATTGGGGAAGATGACTCTTGCGCCGGGGGTAGCCAGGATTTAA
- a CDS encoding inorganic phosphate transporter (COG:P;~EggNog:ENOG410PFVH;~InterPro:IPR001204;~PFAM:PF01384;~TransMembrane:10 (o6-23i44-64o84-104i116-139o145-169i181-205o220-241i475-494o531-549i561-587o);~go_component: GO:0016020 - membrane [Evidence IEA];~go_function: GO:0005315 - inorganic phosphate transmembrane transporter activity [Evidence IEA];~go_process: GO:0006817 - phosphate ion transport [Evidence IEA]) — translation MVLNDYTYIFAIGTIFAMLDAYNNGANDVANSWATSVSSRSISYRQAMVFGTIFEFLGAVTVGARTADTIKNGIIPPEAFNGNAGVQMLAFACALAAASSWVMWCTRHSTHVSSTYSLVSAIAGVGVATAGASSVQWGWNGGNGLGAIFAGLGMAPAISGCFGAIIFLLIKLVVLIRKNPVPWAVWTSPFWFLIAGTICCLSIVYKGSPNLGLDDKPKGWIVGVTLGTGGAVCLLAALFFVPFAHARILKKDHTVKWWMFVYGPLLFSRPAPENAEVAAVPDYAVMQDDELPGSPETLTEEQLPKAAQDSEKVVSAEASEAQVDYKELMARGEARFHAKLRRGRGPLAWAMRTLHDNPMGSGEIYELHNIKRLLKRLPAMVTVGLLYGLHYDIHAAQSGVHGTPEGARMERVYSHAKKYPNEVEHTYSFVQVLTACTASFAHGANDIGNSVGPWAVLYSAWTTGQASESKAEVPIWQLAVLAIMISIGLVTYGYNIMKVMGNKITYHSPSRGCSMELGAAITVLVFSQYKLPVSTSMCITGATIGVGLCNGTVRAVNWQRVGLLGLGWIMTIPIAGTLAGCLMGLLLNAPHFGS, via the exons ATGGTGCTCAACGACTACACGTATATCTTTGCCATCGGCACCATTTTTGCTATGCTTGATGCATACAACAACGGCGCCA ATGATGTTGCAAACTCCTGGGCCACCAGTGTGTCCTCGCGCTCCATCTCCTACCGGCAGGCCATGGTATTCGGCACCATCTTCGAGTTTCTCGGTGCAGTGACGGTCGGTGCCCGTACTGCAGACACAATCAAGAACGGCATCATCCCCCCAGAGGCCTTCAACGGCAACGCCGGTGTCCAGATGCTGGCTTTTGCCTGTGCCCTGGCGGCGGCCTCGTCGTGGGTGATGTGGTGTACCCGCCATTCCACCCACGTCTCCTCTACATACTCGCTCGTCTCTGCCATCGCCGGCGTGGGCGTTGCCACTGCCGGTGCCTCGTCTGTACAATGGGGATGGAACGGAGGCAACGGTCTGGGTGCCATCTTTGCTGGTCTTGGAATGGCCCCGGCCATCTCAGGCTGCTTCGgagccatcatcttcctgctCATCAAGCTGGTCGTGCTCATCCGCAAGAACCCCGTCCCCTGGGCTGTCTGGACTTCGCCCTTCTGGTTCCTCATTGCCGGAACTATCTGCTGTCTCTCGATTGTCTACAAGGGCTCTCCCAACCTGGGTCTCGACGACAAGCCCAAGGGTTGGATCGTCGGCGTCACCCTTGGAACCGGTGGTGCCGTCTGCCTACTGGCGGCCCTCTTCTTCGTGCCCTTCGCCCACGCCCGCATCCTCAAGAAGGACCACACCGTCAAGTGGTGGATGTTCGTCTACGGccctctcctcttcagccgCCCAGCCCCTGAAAACGCTGAAGTCGCCGCCGTCCCCGACTACGCCGTCATGCAGGACGACGAACTGCCCGGCTCCCCTGAAACCCTGACCGAAGAACAACTCCCCAAGGCCGCCCAGGACAGCGAGAAGGTCGTCTCCGCCGAAGCCTCCGAAGCCCAGGTCGACTACAAGGAACTCATGGCCCGCGGCGAGGCCCGCTTCCATGCCAAACTGCGTCGCGGCCGCGGACCTCTCGCCTGGGCCATGCGAACCCTCCACGACAACCCCATGGGCTCCGGCGAGATCTACGAGCTGCACAACATCAAGCGCCTCCTCAAGCGCCTCCCGGCCATGGTCACCGTTGGTCTTCTCTACGGTCTGCACTACGACATCCACGCTGCCCAGTCTGGTGTGCACGGAACCCCTGAGGGAGCCCGTATGGAGCGCGTCTACTCCCACGCTAAGAAGTACCCTAACGAGGTTGAACACACTTACTCCTTCGTCCAAGTTCTCACAGCCTGCACTGCCTCGTTTGCCCACGGTGCTAACGATATCGGAAACTCCGTTGGCCCTTGGGCTGTCCTCTACTCCGCCTGGACGACCGGCCAGGCCAGCGAGTCCAAGGCAGAGGTTCCTATCTGGCAGCTTGCTGTCCTTGCTATCATGATTTCCATCGGTCTGGTTACCTACGGTTACAACATCATGAAGG TCATGGGCAACAAAATCACCTACCACTCCCCCAGCAGAGGCTGCTCGATGGAACTCGGCGCCGCCATCACCGTGCTCGTCTTCTCGCAGTATAAGCTGCCCGTGTCCACGTCCATGTGCATCACCGGCGCTACTATCGGCGTCGGTCTCTGCAACGGTACCGTCCGTGCGGTTAACTGGCAGCGTGTCGGCCTCCTTGGTCTGGGTTGGATCATGACCATCCCGATTGCGGGCACTCTTGCGGGTTGTCTCATGGGGTTGCTTCTGAATGCGCCTCACTTTGGTTCTTAA
- a CDS encoding uncharacterized protein (InterPro:IPR011598,IPR036638;~PFAM:PF00010;~go_function: GO:0046983 - protein dimerization activity [Evidence IEA]) — MTVQLTPCARKLIEIRPKELLVSPARIDPKRKRHAQTQKNQRDRMKAALELMARTLEARGVDTAGTRAEVVEAAVEYILSLQTEMD, encoded by the exons ATGACCGTCCAACTGACCCCTTGCGCGAGAAAGCTGATCGAGATCCGACCAAAGG AACTGCTCGTTTCGCCCGCCAGGATCGATCCAAAACGCAAGCGACACGCCCAGACCCAGAAGAACCAGCGCGATCGCATGAAGGCCGCCCTTGAGCTGATGGCCAGAACGCTGGAGGCAAGGGGCGTAGACACTGCAGGGACCAGA GCGGAGGTGGTCGAGGCTGCTGTGGAATACATCCTCAGCCTGCAGACGGAGATGGACTGA